A genomic window from Helicobacter pylori includes:
- a CDS encoding virulence factor encodes MYAVTFDLDTNCLNENGVNLSKVYSDIRKFMEQHGFKWQQGSVYFGDETINAVTCVATVQILAKQIPCFANCVKDVRMLKIEENNDLMPAIKIVL; translated from the coding sequence ATGTATGCTGTAACTTTTGATCTTGACACAAATTGCTTGAATGAAAACGGAGTGAATCTGTCAAAAGTTTATTCTGATATTCGTAAGTTCATGGAACAACACGGCTTTAAATGGCAACAAGGCAGCGTGTATTTTGGCGATGAGACCATCAACGCTGTTACTTGTGTCGCTACGGTGCAAATTTTAGCTAAGCAAATACCATGTTTTGCAAATTGCGTTAAAGATGTCAGAATGCTAAAAATAGAAGAAAACAACGATTTAATGCCAGCTATTAAAATCGTTCTATAA
- a CDS encoding DUF3240 family protein, with amino-acid sequence MLALEIYIDICLKDALIDYLFEKGFDDFFYVECYKYAASSLLLSQKEQVSGRKDYAKFKLFLSDEVALSLAQALKNQFASKAMKLFYSQTHEL; translated from the coding sequence ATGTTAGCTTTGGAAATTTATATTGATATTTGCTTGAAAGACGCTTTAATAGATTATTTATTTGAAAAAGGCTTTGATGATTTTTTTTATGTGGAATGCTATAAATACGCCGCTTCTTCGTTGCTTTTAAGCCAAAAAGAGCAGGTGAGCGGCCGTAAAGACTACGCTAAATTCAAGCTTTTTTTAAGCGATGAAGTGGCTTTATCTTTAGCCCAAGCTTTAAAAAACCAGTTCGCTTCTAAAGCAATGAAATTGTTTTATTCTCAAACGCATGAGTTATAA
- a CDS encoding efflux RND transporter permease subunit: MLASIIEFSLRQRVIVIVGAILILFFGTYSFINTPVDAFPDISPTQVKIILKLPGSSPEEMENNIVRPLELELLGLKGQKSLRSVSKYSISDITIDFDDSVDIYLARNIVNERLASVMKDLPVGVEGGMAPIVTPLSDIFMFTIDGNITEIEKRQLLDFVIRPQLRMISGVADVNSIGGFSKAFVIVPDFNDMARLGVSISDLEAAVRVNLRNSGAGRVDRDGETFLVKIQTASLSLEDIGKITVSTNLGHLHIKDFAKVISQSRTRLGFVTKDGVGETTEGLVLSLKEANTKEIIAQVYQKLEELKPFLPNGVFINVFYDRSEFTQKAIATVSKTLIEAVVLIIITLFLFLGNLRASVAVGVILPLSLSVAFIFIKLNNLTLNLMSLGGLIIAIGMLIDSAVVVVENAFEKLSANTKTTKLHAIYRSCKEIAVSVVSGVVIIIVFFVPILTLQGLEGKMFRPLAQSIVYALLGTLVLSITIIPVVSSLVLKATPHSETFLTRFLNKIYAPLLDFFVHNPKKVILGAFVFLIASLSLFPFVGKNFMPALDEGDVVLSVETTPSISLDQSRDLMLNIESAIKKHVKEVKTIVARTGSDELGLDLGGLNQTDTFISFIPKKEWSVKTKDELLDKILDALKDFKGINFSFTQPIEMRISEMLTGVRGDLAVKIFGDDISALNELSFQIAQALKGIKGSSEVLTTLNEGVNYLYVTPNKEAMANVGISSDEFSKFLKSALEGLIVDVIPTGISRTPVMIRQESDFASSITKIKSLALTSKYGVLVPITSIAKIEEVDGPVSIVREDSMRMSVVRSNVVGRDLNSFVEEAKKVISHTIKLPPSYYITYGGQFENQQRANKRLSTVIPLSILAIFFILFFTFKSIPLALLILLNIPFAVTGGLIALFVVGEYISVPASVGFIALFGIAVLNGVVMIGYFKELLLQGKSVEECVLLGAKRRLRPVLMTACIAGLGLIPLLFSHSVGSEVQKPLAIVVLGGLVTSSALTLLLLPPMFMLIAKKIKIV; this comes from the coding sequence ATGCTAGCCTCTATTATTGAATTTTCCCTACGCCAGAGGGTGATTGTGATTGTTGGTGCGATCCTTATTTTATTTTTTGGGACTTATAGTTTTATCAACACTCCAGTAGACGCTTTCCCGGATATTTCGCCCACTCAAGTTAAAATCATTCTAAAACTCCCTGGCTCTAGCCCTGAAGAAATGGAAAACAACATCGTGCGCCCTTTAGAATTGGAACTTTTGGGCTTGAAGGGGCAAAAATCTTTAAGGAGCGTTTCAAAATATTCTATTTCAGACATTACGATAGATTTTGATGACAGCGTGGATATTTATTTAGCGAGAAATATTGTCAATGAACGATTGGCTAGCGTGATGAAAGATTTACCCGTAGGGGTTGAAGGGGGCATGGCGCCCATTGTTACGCCCTTATCAGATATTTTTATGTTCACCATTGATGGCAATATCACCGAGATAGAAAAACGACAGCTTTTAGATTTTGTGATCCGCCCGCAATTGAGAATGATTAGCGGCGTGGCGGATGTCAACTCCATTGGAGGCTTTAGTAAGGCGTTTGTGATCGTGCCGGATTTTAACGATATGGCAAGGCTTGGGGTGAGCATTTCTGATTTAGAAGCCGCTGTAAGGGTGAATTTAAGAAACAGCGGAGCGGGGCGCGTGGATAGAGATGGCGAAACCTTTTTAGTCAAAATCCAAACTGCATCTTTGAGTTTAGAAGACATTGGCAAGATCACCGTTTCCACTAATTTAGGGCATTTGCACATTAAGGATTTTGCAAAAGTCATCAGCCAGTCTCGCACCCGCTTAGGGTTTGTTACTAAAGATGGCGTGGGTGAGACCACAGAGGGCTTGGTGCTTTCATTAAAAGAAGCCAACACCAAAGAAATCATCGCTCAAGTGTATCAAAAATTAGAAGAATTAAAACCCTTTTTACCTAATGGCGTGTTTATTAATGTTTTTTACGATCGCTCAGAATTCACGCAAAAAGCCATTGCGACCGTTTCTAAAACCCTCATTGAAGCCGTTGTTTTGATCATTATCACGCTCTTTTTATTTTTAGGGAATTTGAGGGCGAGCGTGGCTGTGGGGGTGATTTTACCCTTAAGTTTGTCCGTGGCGTTTATTTTTATCAAGCTCAATAATTTGACTTTAAACTTGATGAGTTTAGGGGGGTTGATCATTGCTATAGGCATGCTCATTGACTCAGCCGTGGTGGTGGTGGAAAACGCTTTTGAAAAATTGAGCGCTAACACCAAAACCACTAAACTTCATGCGATCTATCGTTCATGCAAAGAAATCGCTGTTTCAGTGGTGAGCGGGGTGGTGATCATCATTGTGTTTTTTGTGCCGATTTTAACCTTACAAGGTTTAGAGGGTAAGATGTTTAGGCCTTTAGCGCAAAGCATTGTGTATGCGCTTTTAGGCACTTTAGTGTTATCTATCACTATCATTCCTGTGGTAAGCTCTCTTGTCTTAAAAGCCACGCCCCATAGCGAAACCTTTTTAACGAGGTTTTTAAATAAAATTTACGCCCCTTTATTGGATTTTTTTGTGCATAACCCTAAAAAAGTGATTTTGGGGGCGTTTGTTTTTTTGATCGCAAGCCTTTCTTTATTCCCTTTTGTGGGGAAGAATTTCATGCCCGCTTTAGATGAGGGCGATGTGGTTTTGAGCGTAGAAACTACCCCCTCTATTTCTTTGGATCAATCTAGAGATCTCATGTTAAACATTGAAAGCGCGATTAAAAAGCATGTCAAAGAAGTAAAAACGATTGTCGCACGCACAGGGAGCGATGAATTGGGACTGGATTTGGGGGGGTTGAATCAAACCGATACCTTTATTTCTTTCATTCCTAAAAAAGAATGGAGCGTCAAAACCAAAGACGAATTGTTAGATAAAATTTTAGATGCTTTAAAAGACTTTAAGGGGATTAACTTTTCTTTCACCCAACCCATTGAAATGAGGATTTCTGAAATGCTTACAGGGGTTAGGGGGGATTTAGCGGTTAAGATTTTTGGAGATGATATTAGCGCCTTAAACGAATTGAGTTTTCAAATCGCGCAAGCTTTAAAAGGGATTAAAGGCTCTAGTGAAGTGTTAACCACGCTCAATGAGGGCGTGAATTATTTGTATGTAACCCCTAATAAAGAAGCGATGGCGAATGTGGGGATTAGTAGCGATGAATTTTCCAAGTTTTTAAAATCCGCTTTAGAGGGTTTGATCGTGGATGTGATCCCTACAGGGATTTCACGCACCCCAGTGATGATCCGCCAAGAGAGCGATTTTGCAAGCTCTATCACTAAAATTAAAAGTTTGGCTCTCACTTCCAAATATGGCGTTTTAGTGCCTATCACTTCTATCGCTAAGATTGAAGAAGTGGATGGGCCTGTTTCTATTGTGCGCGAAGATTCAATGCGCATGAGCGTGGTACGCAGCAATGTCGTGGGGCGCGATTTAAACTCTTTTGTAGAAGAAGCTAAAAAAGTGATCAGCCACACTATCAAACTCCCCCCAAGCTACTATATCACTTACGGGGGGCAGTTTGAAAACCAGCAACGGGCCAATAAAAGGCTTTCTACCGTTATCCCTTTAAGCATCTTAGCGATTTTTTTCATTCTTTTTTTCACTTTTAAAAGCATTCCTTTAGCCTTGCTCATTCTTTTGAATATCCCTTTTGCGGTTACCGGAGGCCTTATAGCGTTGTTTGTGGTAGGGGAGTATATTTCAGTGCCAGCGAGCGTGGGCTTTATCGCTCTTTTTGGGATTGCGGTTTTAAATGGCGTGGTGATGATAGGCTATTTTAAAGAGCTTCTCTTGCAAGGAAAAAGCGTAGAAGAATGCGTTTTATTGGGCGCTAAAAGGCGTTTGAGGCCGGTTTTAATGACCGCTTGCATTGCCGGTTTGGGCTTGATACCCTTATTATTTTCTCATAGCGTGGGATCAGAGGTTCAAAAACCTTTAGCGATCGTGGTGCTTGGGGGCTTGGTTACCTCAAGCGCTCTAACCTTGCTCTTGCTACCGCCCATGTTCATGCTCATTGCTAAAAAGATTAAAATCGTGTGA
- a CDS encoding efflux RND transporter periplasmic adaptor subunit: MKRLLWWLILMGVFLKAKEYPEIVLEEKNLQPMGLRVIKLDKEIFSKGLPFNAYIDFDSKSSVVQSLSFDASVVAVYKREGEQVKAGDVICEVSSIDLSNLYFELQNNQNKLKIAKDITKKDLELYRAGVIPKREYQTSFLTSEEMGLKVEQLESTFKSFGVDPKNPKGQYGFRIVARDSGLLALAPKNVGEKILAFTSYVRISKSDDLIAQIKLPVGVSKSIKRDSPVYNEGGEKIGKIQSVSVVLDKGSNTILATALLDEGNYHVGEMVEMYIQGSQPKDSVLIPSNALIRNGKDYLVFVRTPKGFKPVVVQVLEERSKIFIVSAQNLHPNDSVAVGSLIGLKGMINNLGEE, from the coding sequence TTGAAGCGGTTGTTATGGTGGCTCATTTTAATGGGTGTTTTTTTAAAAGCCAAAGAGTATCCAGAAATTGTTTTAGAAGAAAAAAACTTGCAACCCATGGGGTTAAGGGTGATTAAATTAGATAAAGAAATTTTTAGTAAAGGGCTTCCTTTTAACGCTTATATTGATTTTGACAGCAAGAGTTCTGTAGTGCAAAGCTTGAGCTTTGATGCGTCTGTGGTCGCGGTCTATAAAAGAGAGGGCGAGCAAGTGAAGGCTGGAGATGTGATCTGTGAAGTGAGCTCTATTGATTTGAGTAATTTGTATTTTGAATTGCAAAACAATCAAAATAAATTAAAAATCGCTAAAGATATTACTAAAAAGGATTTAGAGCTTTATAGAGCCGGTGTCATTCCTAAAAGGGAGTATCAAACGAGTTTTTTAACCAGTGAAGAAATGGGCTTGAAAGTGGAGCAATTAGAATCCACTTTTAAAAGCTTTGGCGTGGATCCCAAAAACCCTAAAGGGCAATATGGTTTTAGGATTGTGGCTAGAGATAGCGGTCTTTTAGCGTTAGCGCCTAAAAATGTGGGTGAAAAAATTCTGGCTTTCACTAGTTATGTTCGTATTTCAAAAAGCGATGATCTAATCGCTCAAATCAAATTACCAGTAGGCGTTTCTAAATCCATTAAAAGAGATTCGCCAGTCTATAATGAAGGGGGGGAAAAAATTGGCAAGATCCAAAGCGTTTCGGTGGTTTTAGACAAAGGCTCTAACACGATTTTAGCCACCGCTTTATTAGATGAGGGCAATTACCATGTGGGGGAAATGGTAGAAATGTATATTCAAGGCTCACAGCCTAAAGACTCGGTGTTAATCCCTTCAAACGCTTTGATAAGGAACGGGAAAGATTACTTAGTGTTTGTGAGAACGCCTAAAGGTTTTAAGCCTGTGGTGGTTCAAGTTTTAGAAGAACGCAGTAAGATTTTTATCGTGAGCGCTCAAAATTTGCACCCCAATGACAGCGTGGCGGTGGGATCTTTGATAGGGTTAAAAGGCATGATTAATAATTTAGGGGAAGAGTGA
- a CDS encoding TolC family protein, giving the protein MRFSGFKRKIQRFLGVVFFISVLSGGVLSAKIFTLQEFYKEVETNSMELIGKKADFKSRLNEQRSVNSWDFPYIYNETSMVKNFQGIVEAQPRTLLMVRPKLPWVSSLLSKSLSIKTIQYDKSYQLNKNLAFIGAKRLYLTYIMTKEKYQVYVQREANFYSQLKIAKEKVKAGSMSEKDYINFNNSYLESKLAKTNVETKLIDLEKMLDTMLAIVEPVKEGAHFDTYLDHLHDVKVIGLEFEYVRIEPEALKFKLDRSLYVDILDLTAKDYQVNAKLANRDVFNEFEFGIGAESYNSSTNLSVEVRIPLPVTPKNIYQKRKFLDLQSGTLAQNEVMKRNIRINANSYLNQLKTKEAYIETQKEAIANKKRLMEMGRIAYEAQKIGLFEYLIYQNSYMDALITLAEAKIEYIDISALLEETLGESLTRLGELH; this is encoded by the coding sequence TTGCGATTTAGTGGCTTCAAACGCAAAATCCAGCGTTTTTTAGGGGTTGTTTTTTTTATAAGCGTGCTTAGTGGGGGTGTACTTAGCGCTAAAATCTTTACTTTGCAAGAGTTTTATAAAGAAGTAGAAACCAACTCTATGGAATTGATTGGTAAAAAAGCCGATTTCAAAAGCCGTTTGAATGAGCAGCGTTCCGTCAATTCATGGGATTTTCCCTATATTTATAATGAAACTTCTATGGTGAAAAACTTCCAAGGCATTGTAGAAGCGCAGCCAAGAACCCTTTTAATGGTAAGACCCAAGCTCCCATGGGTGAGCTCGCTTCTATCCAAAAGCCTTTCTATTAAGACCATTCAATACGATAAAAGCTATCAATTGAATAAAAATCTCGCTTTTATTGGCGCTAAACGCCTTTATTTGACTTATATCATGACTAAAGAAAAGTATCAAGTGTATGTGCAACGGGAAGCGAATTTTTATTCGCAGCTCAAAATCGCTAAAGAAAAAGTCAAAGCCGGCAGCATGAGCGAAAAGGATTATATCAATTTCAACAATTCTTACTTAGAATCCAAGCTCGCTAAAACCAATGTGGAAACCAAACTTATAGATTTAGAAAAAATGCTAGACACGATGCTAGCGATCGTGGAGCCGGTTAAAGAGGGGGCGCATTTTGACACTTATTTAGACCATTTGCATGATGTCAAGGTGATTGGTTTAGAATTTGAATACGTGCGCATAGAGCCTGAAGCTTTGAAGTTCAAATTAGATCGCTCGTTGTATGTGGATATTTTGGATTTGACGGCTAAAGATTATCAAGTGAATGCGAAATTGGCTAATAGAGATGTGTTTAATGAATTTGAGTTTGGGATTGGCGCTGAAAGTTATAACTCTTCAACCAACCTTTCTGTGGAAGTGCGTATCCCTTTGCCGGTAACGCCTAAAAATATCTATCAAAAGCGCAAATTCTTGGACTTGCAAAGCGGGACGCTCGCGCAAAATGAAGTGATGAAACGAAACATACGAATCAACGCCAACTCCTACTTAAACCAACTCAAAACCAAAGAAGCATATATTGAAACCCAAAAAGAAGCCATTGCGAACAAGAAGCGTTTGATGGAAATGGGGCGCATCGCTTATGAAGCCCAAAAAATCGGGCTTTTTGAATACCTCATTTATCAAAATTCTTACATGGACGCTCTTATCACTTTAGCTGAAGCTAAGATTGAATACATTGACATTAGCGCGCTTTTAGAAGAGACTTTAGGGGAGAGTTTGACCAGATTAGGAGAGTTGCATTGA
- the glyS gene encoding glycine--tRNA ligase subunit beta, with product MHSDELLVEVLTEELPAQALLNEYKEMPKKLHALFQKHAIEVRNETQNEVQNIEIFYTPRRLCVLVKDFPLFTKETKEEFFGPPIEIACNHKDKAQGLNVLGLGFYQKLGLKDPKHFQSAFKNNKEVLYHAKTNPKQPTKNLIMPIVLEFLESLNFGKSMRWGSVEKSFIRPIHNICVLFNGEDFNDIEIKEYGFKTKQATKVHRQEGFDFIEVHSPKEYFEVLEKNHVILDPKKREEKILQEIKELETKHHIIVEVDRDLLDEVIAITEYPSVLLGEFDKAFLKLPSEIITTSMKENQRYFATFNQESQKEGQKLHNGFIVVSNAINKDKQKIILGNQKVLKARLSDAVFFYENDLKKPLDNAPLESVVFVQGLGTLRDKMERELIIAQYLTQKYASSLNMPLEKALELINRAVQIAKADLLSEVVYEFTELQGIMGYYYALKQNENEWVALSLKEQYLPASENAPLPSSVFSAIVALSLKLDSLFALFSAGKIPSGSKDPFALRRLSFGLLKIIAHYGLRFDLKGDLKNLFEKVGVYQSFDLEVLEKFLLERFNNLIDCNPSIIRSVLNTNERDIVAIIQKVKALKRFLDDPKNAQKKELLFSAFKRLANINKDQDPNQTSEFFANLFKEPQEHALFEAFNALKTSAFESLDSKIEAYFSLHAPLEEYFKSVLVMDKDLEIQKNRKNFLWNVYQSFLEIGDIKEIAI from the coding sequence TTGCATTCAGATGAATTATTAGTAGAAGTTTTGACTGAAGAATTGCCCGCGCAAGCGTTGTTGAATGAATATAAAGAAATGCCTAAAAAACTCCACGCTCTTTTTCAAAAGCATGCTATAGAGGTGCGAAATGAAACGCAAAATGAAGTGCAAAATATAGAGATTTTTTATACCCCTAGGCGTTTGTGCGTGTTGGTTAAAGATTTCCCCCTTTTCACTAAAGAAACTAAAGAAGAATTTTTTGGTCCTCCTATTGAAATTGCGTGCAACCATAAAGACAAAGCGCAAGGGTTAAACGTGCTAGGTTTAGGGTTTTATCAAAAACTAGGGTTAAAAGATCCCAAACATTTCCAAAGCGCTTTTAAAAACAATAAAGAGGTGCTTTATCACGCTAAAACCAACCCCAAACAGCCCACAAAAAACTTGATCATGCCCATTGTTTTAGAATTTTTAGAAAGTTTGAATTTCGGGAAATCCATGCGTTGGGGCAGTGTGGAAAAAAGCTTTATCAGACCCATTCATAATATTTGCGTGTTGTTTAATGGGGAAGATTTTAACGATATTGAAATCAAAGAGTATGGCTTTAAAACCAAGCAAGCCACAAAAGTGCACCGACAAGAGGGTTTTGATTTTATTGAAGTGCATAGCCCTAAAGAATATTTTGAAGTTTTAGAAAAAAACCATGTCATTTTAGACCCTAAAAAGCGCGAAGAAAAAATCTTACAAGAAATTAAAGAGCTAGAAACAAAGCATCACATCATTGTAGAGGTGGATAGGGACTTGTTAGATGAGGTGATAGCGATCACGGAATACCCTAGCGTGCTTTTGGGGGAGTTTGACAAGGCGTTTTTAAAATTACCCAGTGAAATCATTACCACTTCCATGAAAGAAAACCAACGCTATTTTGCAACTTTCAACCAAGAGAGCCAAAAAGAGGGTCAAAAATTGCACAACGGCTTTATCGTGGTGAGTAACGCTATTAATAAAGACAAGCAAAAAATCATTTTAGGCAACCAAAAGGTTTTAAAAGCCCGCTTGAGCGATGCGGTTTTCTTTTATGAAAACGATCTTAAAAAGCCCTTAGACAACGCCCCTTTAGAGAGCGTGGTTTTTGTGCAAGGTTTAGGGACTTTAAGGGACAAAATGGAGCGAGAATTGATCATCGCTCAATATTTGACGCAAAAATACGCTTCATCATTAAACATGCCTTTAGAAAAAGCCCTTGAATTGATAAACCGGGCTGTTCAGATCGCTAAAGCGGATTTACTCAGTGAAGTGGTGTATGAATTTACCGAGCTTCAAGGGATCATGGGCTATTATTACGCTTTGAAACAAAACGAAAACGAATGGGTCGCCTTGAGTTTGAAAGAGCAGTATTTGCCCGCAAGCGAAAACGCCCCCTTGCCCTCTAGCGTTTTTAGCGCGATCGTTGCTTTGAGCTTGAAATTAGACAGCTTGTTTGCTCTTTTTAGTGCGGGTAAGATCCCTAGCGGATCTAAAGATCCTTTTGCTTTAAGGCGCTTGAGTTTTGGGCTATTGAAGATCATTGCGCATTACGGGTTAAGATTTGATTTAAAAGGGGATTTAAAAAATCTCTTTGAAAAAGTGGGCGTTTATCAAAGCTTTGATTTAGAAGTTTTAGAGAAGTTTTTACTGGAGCGCTTCAATAACTTGATAGATTGTAACCCCTCTATTATAAGGAGCGTGTTAAACACTAACGAGCGAGATATAGTTGCAATCATTCAAAAAGTCAAAGCCCTAAAACGCTTTTTAGACGACCCTAAAAACGCTCAAAAAAAAGAGTTGCTTTTTAGCGCTTTCAAACGCCTAGCCAATATCAATAAAGATCAAGACCCTAACCAAACAAGCGAATTTTTTGCAAATCTTTTTAAAGAGCCGCAAGAGCATGCCCTTTTTGAAGCGTTCAATGCCCTTAAAACGAGCGCTTTTGAGAGTTTGGATAGCAAAATAGAGGCTTATTTCAGTTTGCATGCACCTTTGGAAGAATATTTTAAAAGCGTGCTAGTGATGGATAAAGATTTAGAAATCCAAAAAAATCGTAAAAATTTCTTGTGGAATGTGTATCAAAGTTTCTTAGAGATTGGGGATATTAAAGAAATTGCGATTTAG
- the gpmI gene encoding 2,3-bisphosphoglycerate-independent phosphoglycerate mutase, which yields MVQKTLLIITDGIGYRKDSDYNAFFHAKKPTYDLMFKTLPYSLVDTHGLSVGLPKGQMGNSEVGHMCIGAGRVLYQDLVKISLSIQNDELKNNPAFLNAIQKSSVVHLMGLMSDGGVHSHIEHFIALALECEKFHKKVCLHLITDGRDVAPKSALTYLAQMQNICNENVQIATMSGRFYAMDRDKRFERIELAYNSLMGLTDPTPLSPSEYIQSQYDKNITDEFIMPICFKNYCGMQDDESFIFINFRNDRAREIVSALGQKEFDGFERQTFKKLHIATMTPYDKTFPYPILFPKENVQNTLAEVVSQHNLTQSHIAETEKYAHVTFFINGGVETPFKNENRVLIQSPKVTTYDLNPEMSAKEVTLAVLEQMHLGTDLIIVNFANGDMVGHTGNFEASIKAVEAVDACLGEILSLAKELDYAMLLTSDHGNCECMKDENQNPLTNHTAGSVYCFVLGNGIKSIKNGALNNIASSVLKLMGLKAPATMDEPLF from the coding sequence ATGGTGCAAAAAACTCTTTTGATCATCACTGATGGCATTGGGTATCGTAAAGATAGCGATTATAACGCTTTCTTCCATGCCAAAAAACCCACTTATGACTTGATGTTTAAAACCTTGCCTTATAGCCTGGTTGACACGCATGGCTTGAGCGTGGGATTGCCTAAAGGGCAAATGGGGAATTCCGAAGTGGGGCATATGTGCATTGGGGCTGGTAGGGTGCTGTATCAAGATTTAGTCAAAATTTCTTTAAGTATTCAAAACGATGAGTTAAAAAACAACCCCGCTTTTTTAAACGCAATCCAAAAAAGCTCCGTGGTGCATCTTATGGGCTTGATGAGCGATGGAGGCGTGCATTCACACATTGAGCATTTTATCGCTCTGGCTTTAGAGTGCGAAAAATTCCATAAAAAAGTCTGTTTGCATTTAATCACCGACGGGCGCGATGTCGCCCCTAAAAGCGCTTTAACTTATTTAGCGCAAATGCAAAATATCTGCAATGAAAACGTTCAAATCGCTACGATGAGCGGCCGTTTTTATGCGATGGATAGGGACAAGCGCTTTGAAAGGATTGAACTTGCATATAATAGCCTAATGGGGCTTACTGACCCCACGCCCTTAAGCCCTAGCGAGTATATCCAAAGCCAATACGATAAAAATATCACCGATGAATTTATCATGCCCATTTGTTTTAAAAATTATTGCGGCATGCAAGATGATGAAAGCTTTATTTTTATCAATTTTAGGAATGATAGGGCTAGAGAAATTGTGAGCGCTTTAGGCCAAAAAGAATTTGATGGATTTGAGCGCCAAACTTTTAAAAAACTCCATATCGCTACCATGACGCCTTATGATAAAACTTTCCCCTACCCTATTTTATTCCCTAAAGAAAACGTTCAAAACACGCTCGCTGAAGTGGTTTCTCAACACAACCTGACCCAAAGCCATATCGCTGAGACTGAAAAATACGCGCATGTTACCTTTTTTATTAATGGCGGAGTGGAAACCCCTTTTAAAAATGAAAACCGAGTGCTTATCCAAAGCCCAAAAGTTACTACTTACGATTTAAATCCTGAAATGAGCGCTAAAGAAGTAACCCTTGCGGTGTTGGAGCAAATGCATTTAGGCACAGATTTGATCATTGTGAATTTTGCTAATGGCGACATGGTGGGGCATACAGGGAATTTTGAAGCGAGTATTAAAGCGGTGGAAGCGGTGGATGCATGCTTAGGGGAGATCCTTTCATTGGCTAAAGAATTGGATTACGCCATGCTTTTAACAAGCGATCATGGGAATTGCGAATGCATGAAAGATGAAAACCAAAACCCTTTAACCAACCACACCGCCGGGAGCGTGTATTGCTTTGTTTTAGGGAATGGGATAAAATCCATAAAAAACGGAGCGTTAAACAATATCGCTAGCAGCGTGTTAAAACTCATGGGCCTTAAAGCCCCAGCAACGATGGACGAACCCCTATTTTAA
- the gatC gene encoding Asp-tRNA(Asn)/Glu-tRNA(Gln) amidotransferase subunit GatC, producing the protein MQIDDKLLQRLEKLSMLEIKDEHKESVKGHLAEILGFVENIFALETHGLKTDAHLSTPLREDEPKSQNTAKDILSQNKHSQDHYFVVPKIIE; encoded by the coding sequence ATGCAAATTGATGATAAACTATTGCAACGCTTGGAAAAATTGAGCATGCTAGAGATTAAAGACGAGCATAAAGAAAGCGTGAAAGGCCATTTAGCAGAAATTTTAGGCTTTGTGGAAAATATTTTTGCTTTAGAAACTCATGGGTTAAAAACAGATGCACATCTTAGCACGCCTTTAAGAGAAGATGAGCCAAAGAGCCAAAACACAGCTAAAGACATTTTAAGCCAGAACAAGCACAGCCAGGATCATTATTTCGTAGTGCCCAAAATCATTGAATAG